A window of Gemmatimonadota bacterium contains these coding sequences:
- a CDS encoding tetratricopeptide repeat protein: MSFWDRLFGGRSESQQNRQRLDYLNEALVLERQGDFDAAVTSYRLALRERPNDLKILQNMAIALTKIGRVEEAIRAYRKALEIDPSLGGSHYGLAFLLIKRGDATGAIKHLSAFLAHPPEGPDAARWVAHAQGTLDQLRAPDGIAPQAGE, from the coding sequence ATGTCATTCTGGGACCGCCTCTTCGGCGGCCGCTCCGAGTCCCAACAGAACCGGCAGCGTCTCGACTACTTGAACGAGGCGCTGGTCTTGGAGCGTCAGGGCGACTTCGACGCCGCCGTGACGAGCTATCGCCTCGCGTTGCGCGAGCGCCCGAACGACCTGAAGATCCTCCAGAACATGGCGATCGCGCTCACGAAGATCGGGCGCGTGGAGGAGGCCATCCGCGCCTATCGCAAGGCGCTCGAGATCGACCCATCGCTCGGCGGGTCCCACTACGGGCTCGCGTTCCTGCTCATCAAGCGCGGCGACGCGACCGGTGCGATCAAGCACCTGTCGGCGTTCCTCGCGCATCCGCCCGAAGGACCCGACGCGGCGCGCTGGGTGGCGCATGCGCAGGGCACGCTCGATCAACTGCGCGCTCCCGACGGGATCGCGCCTCAAGCCGGGGAGTGA
- the gyrB gene encoding DNA topoisomerase (ATP-hydrolyzing) subunit B, which produces MAKTNDASESSYDASGIQVLKGLEAVRKRPGMYIGSTSHRGLHHLVYEVVDNSIDEALAGYCDSVDVTIHADNSITVADNGRGIPVDIHPVEKLPGVELALTVLHAGGKFDKNTYKVSGGLHGVGVSVVNALSEYLKVWVKRDGKEHYMDFCRGDTTTKLKVLGTVKSKDTGTTVWFKPDAQIFTELEYDYATLSTRLRELSFLNKGVTITLKDVREGKEREETFHAKGGLKEFVGFLNAKQKPLHPEILYLEGEKDDIGIELALQYNDGYNENVFSFVNNINTHEGGTHLTGFKSALTSVINKHLDKSSFAKKDKEVKLSGDDAREGLTAVLSVKVREPQFEGQTKTKLGNSEVESAVKTVVNEWLATYLEEHPRVANIVLDKALSAARAREAARKARDLTRKKSALDVGNLPGKLADCSLSDPAMCEIYLVEGDSAGGSAKQGRDRMFQAILPLRGKILNVEKARIDKILSNEEIRTIITAIGAGIKEEFTLENVRYHKIIIMTDADVDGAHIRTLLLTFFFRQMPELIDAGMVYIAQPPLFRVAKGKEEYYAYDMVERDTIATRLGNGDATKTNINIQRYKGLGEMNPDQLWKTTMDPETRTILKVTQDDAFQANEIFQTLMGDEVEPRRLFIEANAKFVSNLDI; this is translated from the coding sequence ATGGCCAAGACCAACGACGCTTCCGAGTCCTCGTACGACGCCTCAGGGATCCAGGTACTGAAGGGCCTCGAGGCCGTCCGGAAGCGCCCCGGCATGTACATCGGCTCCACGTCCCACCGGGGCTTGCACCACCTGGTGTACGAGGTGGTCGACAACTCCATCGACGAAGCGCTCGCCGGCTACTGCGACTCGGTCGACGTCACCATCCACGCCGACAACTCGATCACCGTGGCCGACAACGGCCGCGGCATCCCGGTGGACATCCACCCGGTCGAGAAGCTCCCCGGCGTCGAGCTCGCGCTCACGGTGCTCCATGCGGGCGGCAAGTTCGACAAGAACACGTACAAGGTGTCGGGCGGCCTCCACGGCGTCGGCGTCTCGGTCGTGAACGCGCTCTCGGAGTACCTGAAGGTGTGGGTGAAGCGCGACGGCAAGGAGCATTACATGGACTTCTGCCGCGGCGACACGACCACCAAGCTCAAGGTCCTCGGGACCGTCAAGAGCAAGGACACCGGCACGACGGTCTGGTTCAAGCCGGACGCGCAGATCTTCACCGAGCTCGAGTACGACTACGCGACGCTCTCGACGCGCCTCCGCGAACTGTCGTTCCTCAACAAGGGCGTGACGATCACGCTCAAGGACGTCCGCGAGGGGAAGGAGCGCGAGGAGACCTTCCACGCGAAGGGCGGCCTCAAGGAGTTCGTCGGGTTCCTCAACGCCAAGCAGAAGCCGCTCCACCCCGAGATCCTCTACCTCGAGGGCGAGAAGGACGACATCGGGATCGAGCTCGCGCTGCAGTACAACGACGGCTACAACGAGAACGTCTTCTCGTTCGTGAACAACATCAACACGCACGAGGGCGGCACGCACCTCACCGGCTTCAAGTCGGCGCTCACGAGCGTGATCAACAAGCACCTCGACAAGTCGTCGTTCGCCAAGAAGGACAAGGAGGTCAAGCTCTCGGGCGACGACGCGCGCGAAGGCCTCACCGCCGTGCTCTCGGTGAAGGTCCGCGAGCCGCAGTTCGAGGGGCAGACCAAGACCAAGCTCGGCAACTCCGAGGTCGAGTCGGCGGTGAAGACCGTCGTCAACGAGTGGCTCGCCACCTACCTCGAGGAGCATCCGCGCGTCGCGAACATCGTCCTCGACAAGGCGCTCTCGGCCGCACGCGCGCGCGAGGCGGCCCGCAAGGCGCGCGACCTCACCCGCAAGAAGTCGGCGCTCGACGTCGGCAACCTGCCGGGCAAGCTCGCCGACTGCTCGCTCTCCGACCCGGCGATGTGCGAGATCTACCTCGTCGAGGGCGACTCGGCCGGCGGCTCCGCCAAGCAGGGCCGCGACCGCATGTTCCAGGCGATCCTCCCGCTGCGCGGCAAGATCCTCAACGTCGAGAAGGCGCGCATCGACAAGATCCTCTCCAACGAGGAGATCCGCACGATCATCACGGCGATCGGCGCGGGCATCAAGGAGGAGTTCACGCTCGAGAACGTCCGGTACCACAAGATCATCATCATGACGGACGCCGACGTGGACGGCGCCCACATCCGGACGCTCCTCCTCACCTTCTTCTTCCGCCAGATGCCGGAGCTGATCGACGCGGGCATGGTCTACATCGCCCAGCCGCCGCTCTTCCGCGTCGCCAAGGGGAAGGAGGAGTACTACGCCTACGACATGGTCGAGCGCGACACCATCGCCACGCGCCTCGGCAACGGCGATGCCACCAAGACCAACATCAACATCCAGCGCTACAAGGGCCTCGGCGAGATGAACCCCGACCAGCTCTGGAAGACGACGATGGACCCCGAGACGCGCACGATCCTCAAGGTCACGCAGGACGACGCGTTCCAGGCGAACGAGATCTTCCAGACGCTGATGGGCGACGAGGTCGAGCCGCGACGGCTGTTCATCGAGGCCAATGCCAAGTTCGTCAGCAATCTCGATATCTGA
- a CDS encoding ParA family protein → MGTVLAIVSQKGGVGKTTTAVNLAAAFARRGLKTLLVDVDPQGSVRFGAGLRRGHPTYGFADYLSGERELRDVLLPTMLPWLRVMLAGSVTDEADHTRYGEQIASSDLLSKMLGAAAERCDIVVVDTPPGLGPVTRATLAASDRVLIPLQAEPLALQTTPQILRGVQDIVSTHERLVFDGILLTMYEEGNPACETTANYIREKVPAHLMMDIVVPRSHAVAEAFAAGQPAVVRAASDPASQAYVNLATRLAERLGL, encoded by the coding sequence GTGGGGACCGTCCTCGCGATCGTGAGCCAGAAGGGCGGCGTCGGCAAGACGACGACCGCCGTGAACCTCGCCGCCGCGTTCGCGCGCCGCGGCCTCAAGACGCTGCTCGTCGACGTGGACCCGCAGGGCTCGGTGCGCTTCGGCGCCGGCCTCCGCCGCGGCCACCCGACGTACGGCTTCGCCGACTACCTCTCGGGCGAGCGCGAACTGCGCGACGTGCTCCTCCCGACGATGCTCCCCTGGCTCCGCGTGATGCTCGCGGGCAGCGTCACCGACGAGGCGGACCACACGCGCTACGGTGAGCAGATCGCGTCGTCCGATCTCCTGTCGAAGATGCTCGGCGCGGCCGCCGAACGCTGTGACATCGTGGTCGTGGACACGCCACCGGGCCTCGGTCCCGTCACGCGCGCTACGCTCGCCGCCTCGGACCGTGTGCTGATCCCGCTCCAGGCCGAGCCGCTCGCGCTGCAGACGACCCCGCAGATCCTCCGCGGGGTACAGGACATCGTGAGCACCCACGAACGACTCGTCTTCGACGGCATCCTCCTGACGATGTACGAGGAGGGGAATCCGGCGTGCGAGACGACCGCGAACTACATCCGCGAGAAGGTCCCGGCGCACCTGATGATGGACATCGTCGTGCCGCGGAGCCATGCGGTCGCCGAGGCGTTCGCGGCCGGGCAGCCGGCGGTGGTGCGCGCGGCCTCCGATCCCGCGTCGCAGGCGTACGTGAACCTCGCGACACGACTCGCCGAACGGCTCGGTCTGTGA
- a CDS encoding cupredoxin domain-containing protein — protein sequence MLAGSLAALRRRLVRGIGLAALALTASCSSDEATGPVPADEVSVRNNSFSPATRTVAVGTTVTFRWSPSANTHNVTFADGPTSPDQSSGTYTRTFAAAGNFPYQCSLHAGMTGTITVN from the coding sequence ATGCTCGCTGGTTCCCTCGCTGCCCTGCGCCGCCGCCTCGTGCGCGGGATCGGCCTCGCCGCGCTCGCCCTTACCGCGTCCTGCAGCAGCGACGAGGCCACCGGCCCCGTGCCCGCGGACGAGGTGAGTGTCCGCAACAACTCGTTCTCGCCGGCCACCCGCACCGTCGCCGTCGGCACCACGGTGACGTTCCGCTGGAGCCCTTCGGCGAACACCCACAACGTCACCTTCGCCGACGGCCCGACCTCGCCCGACCAGTCGAGCGGGACCTACACGCGCACCTTCGCGGCGGCCGGCAACTTCCCGTACCAGTGCTCGCTGCACGCGGGGATGACCGGGACGATCACCGTCAACTGA
- a CDS encoding long-chain fatty acid--CoA ligase has protein sequence MHASGGPRPAPTTLTAIFFDAVERHALPNAYQYKKDGKYTPLSHADVLRRARCLSLGLTALGVQRGDRIGIMSENRPEWAIADWACLGGGMTDVPIYPTLPADQIVHPLNDSGAVVLFVSSAQQAEKAASVRAQFKTVRTIVCFAEPKVAGADLTIAELEAKGAALDSPSKASEWKAGALAVQPNDLATLIYTSGTTGLPKGVMLTHDNIASNVRASQQKVPLVAGEVALSFLPLSHIFERMGDYLFFSCGVSIAYAESIDTVPFNLSEVRPHFAMSVPRLFEKMYARVIENAVSGGALKARIFHWARGVADRWADETLAGRQPGGFLAWQYGLAQKLVFSKLKERTGGRLRYFVSGGAPLAPSINKFFYAAGLTILEGYGLTETSPVIAVNSPDAFRIGSVGKAVAGVEIRIAEDGEILTKGPHVMQGYYNRPDATAEAIDADGWFHTGDIGVLEDGFLRITDRKKDIIVTAGGKNIAPQPIENRIKMSKYVSQAVMIGDKRKYPIVLVVPNWDNLEKWAALKNIIWTERRQLLEMPTIRAKMDKEVRSTIEGLASFESPKKIGLLEHDFSIERGELTPKLSVKRKVIDASYKSLIDGLYAGEEG, from the coding sequence ATGCACGCTTCCGGTGGACCCCGCCCCGCGCCGACCACGCTGACCGCGATCTTCTTCGACGCCGTCGAGCGCCACGCGCTGCCCAACGCGTACCAGTACAAGAAGGACGGCAAGTACACGCCCCTCTCGCACGCCGACGTGCTGCGACGCGCGCGATGCCTCTCGCTCGGGCTCACCGCCCTCGGCGTCCAGCGCGGCGACCGCATCGGGATCATGTCGGAGAACCGTCCCGAGTGGGCGATCGCCGACTGGGCCTGCCTCGGCGGCGGGATGACCGACGTGCCGATCTATCCGACGCTCCCCGCCGACCAGATCGTGCATCCGCTCAACGACTCGGGCGCGGTCGTGCTCTTCGTGTCGAGTGCCCAGCAGGCGGAGAAGGCGGCGTCGGTGCGCGCGCAGTTCAAGACGGTGCGCACCATCGTCTGCTTCGCGGAGCCCAAGGTCGCCGGGGCGGACCTGACGATCGCGGAGCTCGAGGCGAAGGGGGCGGCGCTCGACTCGCCGTCGAAGGCGTCGGAATGGAAGGCAGGGGCACTCGCCGTCCAGCCGAACGACCTCGCGACGCTCATCTACACCTCCGGCACGACCGGCCTCCCGAAGGGCGTGATGCTCACGCACGACAACATCGCGTCGAACGTCCGCGCCTCGCAGCAGAAGGTGCCGCTCGTGGCCGGCGAGGTCGCGCTGAGCTTCCTGCCGCTCTCGCACATCTTCGAGCGGATGGGCGACTACCTGTTCTTCTCGTGCGGCGTGAGCATCGCCTACGCGGAGAGCATCGACACGGTGCCGTTCAACCTCTCGGAGGTGCGACCGCACTTCGCGATGTCGGTGCCGCGCCTGTTCGAGAAGATGTACGCCCGCGTGATCGAGAACGCCGTCTCCGGCGGGGCGCTCAAGGCGCGCATCTTCCACTGGGCGCGCGGCGTCGCTGACCGCTGGGCGGATGAGACGCTCGCGGGACGCCAGCCGGGCGGATTCCTCGCCTGGCAGTACGGCCTCGCACAGAAGCTCGTGTTCAGCAAGCTCAAGGAGCGCACCGGCGGCCGGCTCCGCTATTTCGTCTCCGGCGGCGCGCCGCTCGCGCCGTCGATCAACAAGTTCTTCTATGCCGCCGGACTCACGATCCTCGAGGGCTACGGCCTCACCGAGACGTCACCCGTGATCGCGGTGAACAGCCCGGATGCGTTCCGCATCGGCTCGGTGGGCAAGGCGGTCGCCGGCGTCGAGATCCGCATCGCCGAGGACGGCGAGATCCTGACCAAGGGCCCGCACGTCATGCAGGGCTACTACAACCGCCCCGACGCCACCGCCGAAGCGATCGACGCCGACGGCTGGTTCCACACGGGGGACATCGGCGTGCTCGAGGATGGCTTCCTGCGCATCACCGACCGCAAGAAGGACATCATCGTGACCGCGGGCGGCAAGAACATCGCGCCGCAGCCGATCGAGAACCGCATCAAGATGAGCAAGTACGTGTCGCAGGCGGTGATGATCGGCGACAAGCGGAAGTATCCGATCGTGCTCGTCGTGCCGAACTGGGACAACCTGGAGAAGTGGGCCGCGCTGAAGAACATCATCTGGACCGAGCGCCGGCAGTTGCTCGAGATGCCGACCATCCGCGCGAAGATGGACAAGGAGGTGCGCAGCACGATCGAGGGGCTCGCGAGCTTCGAATCGCCCAAGAAGATCGGCCTGCTGGAGCACGACTTCTCGATCGAACGCGGGGAGCTGACGCCGAAGCTCAGCGTGAAGCGGAAGGTGATCGATGCGAGCTACAAGTCGCTCATCGATGGGCTCTACGCGGGAGAGGAAGGCTGA
- a CDS encoding thymidine phosphorylase — protein MTVVELIERKRDGGTLTPPEWHDLMSRYAAGEVPDYQIAALAMAVYFRGMDDGEIEALTSAMLDSGRMLDLSHLTVPRIDKHSTGGVGDKVSIVLAPLVASCGVAVPMMSGRGLGHTGGTLDKLESIPGFRTRLTLEEAARQVERLNCVLIGQTAEIAPADRRFYSLRDATSTVEAIPLIAASIMSKKLAEGLTGLVLDVKTGAGAFMTRLEDSLRLARTMIALGERRGCPTVALLTNMDSPLGVACGNAVEIIESIDVLKGGGPADLRELTLVQAAEMLALGGTVQSVAAGRARAEQALESGAALDKFRAIVGAQGGDPDVADAPERILPQAPIRSVVVAAEDGIVQRVEPRIIGRAITALGGGRTKVDDVVDPAVGFLVHARPGMAVRKGEPLATILARDASGESAARAALGRAITLGPTAPSPRALVSHRVTREGVEELPGAGAS, from the coding sequence ATGACGGTCGTGGAGCTGATCGAACGCAAGCGGGACGGCGGGACCCTCACGCCGCCCGAGTGGCATGACCTCATGTCGCGCTACGCGGCCGGGGAGGTGCCCGACTATCAGATCGCCGCGCTCGCCATGGCCGTCTATTTCCGCGGCATGGACGACGGCGAGATCGAGGCGCTCACCTCGGCGATGCTCGACAGCGGACGGATGCTCGACCTGAGCCATCTCACCGTGCCGCGGATCGACAAGCACTCCACCGGCGGTGTCGGCGACAAGGTCTCGATCGTGCTCGCGCCGCTCGTGGCCTCGTGCGGCGTGGCGGTGCCCATGATGTCGGGGCGCGGACTCGGCCACACCGGCGGCACGCTCGACAAGCTCGAGAGCATCCCCGGCTTCCGTACCCGGCTCACGCTCGAGGAGGCCGCACGCCAGGTCGAGCGGCTCAACTGCGTCCTCATCGGCCAGACGGCCGAGATCGCGCCGGCCGACCGGCGCTTCTATTCGCTGCGCGACGCGACGAGCACCGTGGAGGCGATCCCGCTCATCGCCGCGAGCATCATGTCGAAGAAGCTGGCCGAAGGGCTCACCGGGCTCGTGCTCGACGTGAAGACCGGCGCGGGGGCGTTCATGACGCGGCTGGAGGATTCGCTGCGCCTCGCCCGGACGATGATCGCCCTCGGCGAGCGCCGCGGGTGTCCGACGGTCGCACTGCTCACGAACATGGATTCGCCGCTCGGGGTCGCCTGCGGCAATGCGGTGGAGATCATCGAGTCGATCGACGTGCTCAAGGGCGGGGGACCCGCCGACCTGCGGGAACTCACCCTCGTGCAGGCCGCCGAGATGCTGGCGCTCGGCGGGACGGTGCAGAGCGTCGCCGCGGGCCGCGCGCGCGCGGAGCAGGCGCTCGAGAGCGGGGCCGCGCTGGACAAGTTCCGGGCGATCGTGGGGGCGCAGGGCGGCGACCCGGACGTGGCGGACGCGCCGGAGCGGATCCTGCCGCAGGCGCCGATCCGTTCGGTGGTGGTCGCCGCGGAGGACGGGATCGTGCAGCGGGTGGAGCCACGCATCATCGGACGGGCGATCACCGCGCTGGGCGGCGGTCGGACCAAGGTCGACGACGTGGTGGACCCGGCGGTGGGCTTCCTGGTGCATGCGCGCCCCGGCATGGCGGTGCGGAAGGGCGAGCCGCTGGCGACGATCCTCGCCCGCGACGCATCGGGGGAGTCCGCCGCACGTGCCGCGCTCGGGCGGGCCATCACCCTCGGCCCGACGGCGCCGTCCCCGCGGGCACTGGTCTCGCACCGCGTGACCCGGGAGGGGGTGGAGGAACTCCCGGGTGCGGGTGCAAGTTAA
- a CDS encoding DUF721 domain-containing protein, producing MRHRDDHHGPGKPRAIAEALQEVLKRTGLDEDVARAGVMAAWPQLVGTQIAGVTQPRLMTEDGTLVVGVKSHGWMQELTMMERQLVAKLATVPSPTPVKRIRWELLR from the coding sequence ATGAGACATCGCGACGACCATCACGGCCCGGGCAAGCCGCGCGCGATCGCCGAGGCACTGCAGGAGGTGTTGAAGCGCACGGGCCTCGACGAGGACGTGGCGCGCGCAGGGGTGATGGCCGCGTGGCCGCAGCTCGTGGGGACGCAGATCGCGGGCGTGACGCAGCCACGGCTCATGACCGAGGACGGAACGCTCGTGGTGGGCGTGAAGAGCCACGGGTGGATGCAGGAGCTGACGATGATGGAGCGGCAGCTGGTCGCGAAGCTCGCGACGGTGCCGTCGCCGACGCCGGTGAAGCGGATCCGGTGGGAGCTGCTGCGCTAG
- the ligA gene encoding NAD-dependent DNA ligase LigA: MRSCHSGGVRVPPSRLRSISSTTVIDPPPCASERSRPVSSPRDEPTPAAVPSARAVELRRRLEQAAHEYYVLDRPSLSDREYDALFRELQALERDHPELRDADSPTARVGATVSESHLAKHTHLVPMASLDNAFDETELAEWETRLGKLVGEATRAEGYCCELKIDGAAVSLTYRDGTLAVAATRGNGTVGEDVTANARTIADIPRHLDGANWPATIEIRGEVYMTFDGFERMNADRAKAGEAVFANPRNSAAGALRQKDPRETAKKPLRFYGYAFAVPGNEALPFRTQWELLETLASWGIPVAPHRRACATLEEVHEWARALESTIRPELPFAIDGGVVKVNQLTLQSELGVVGGRVPRWAIARKFAPDIAETTLLDIEVQVGRTGALTPRAVLASVEVGGATINYATLHNFELVAEKDLRIGDTVLVKRAGEVIPQILGPVPEKRTGDERVVTAPSQCPICGTPAVRDEEEVASYCPNVVCPGRRLEALAHFTSRDAMDIRGLSYQRLEQLIAAGMVQDAGDIYSLTAEQVAGLERFAERSAEQLILAIETSKQQPLSRLLNAIGIRHVGAESAKLLARSFGTLDALEAATVEELEALHGVGHTMAEAVHTFLHDPAAVGLLGKLRAAGVRTDEPRAAAVDGVFKGMKIVLTGTLPTLSRGQATELVENAGGKVTSSVSKATDLVVAGEEAGSKLEKAQQLGVLVIDEAELKRRLGALSGRPSAQDR; this comes from the coding sequence ATGAGGTCATGCCACTCGGGCGGCGTGAGGGTCCCGCCGTCCCGCTTGCGTTCGATCAGCTCCACGACCGTCATTGACCCACCTCCCTGCGCCAGCGAACGTTCACGTCCAGTGTCCTCTCCCAGAGACGAGCCAACCCCCGCGGCGGTCCCGTCCGCCCGCGCCGTCGAACTGCGCCGCCGGCTCGAGCAGGCCGCGCACGAGTACTACGTCCTCGACCGCCCGTCGCTCAGCGACCGCGAGTACGACGCGCTCTTCCGCGAGCTGCAGGCGCTCGAGCGCGACCACCCCGAGCTGCGCGACGCGGACTCCCCCACCGCGCGCGTGGGCGCGACGGTCTCCGAGAGCCACCTCGCCAAGCACACCCACCTCGTCCCGATGGCGTCGCTCGACAATGCCTTCGACGAGACCGAGCTCGCCGAGTGGGAGACGCGGCTCGGCAAGCTCGTCGGCGAGGCCACGCGCGCCGAAGGGTATTGCTGCGAACTCAAGATCGACGGCGCGGCCGTCTCGCTCACCTATCGAGACGGCACCCTCGCGGTGGCGGCAACGCGTGGCAACGGCACCGTGGGCGAGGACGTCACCGCCAACGCGCGCACCATCGCCGACATCCCGCGCCACCTCGACGGGGCGAACTGGCCGGCGACCATCGAGATCCGCGGCGAGGTCTACATGACCTTCGACGGGTTCGAACGGATGAACGCCGATCGCGCGAAGGCCGGCGAGGCCGTCTTCGCCAACCCGCGCAACTCGGCGGCCGGCGCGTTGCGCCAGAAGGATCCGCGCGAGACGGCGAAGAAGCCGCTGCGGTTCTACGGCTACGCCTTCGCGGTGCCGGGCAACGAGGCGTTGCCGTTCCGCACGCAGTGGGAGCTGCTCGAGACCCTCGCGTCGTGGGGGATCCCCGTCGCGCCGCATCGCCGTGCCTGCGCCACGCTCGAGGAGGTTCACGAGTGGGCGCGCGCCCTCGAGTCGACCATCCGCCCCGAACTCCCCTTCGCGATCGACGGCGGCGTGGTGAAGGTCAACCAGCTCACGCTGCAGTCGGAACTCGGCGTGGTGGGCGGCCGCGTGCCGCGCTGGGCGATCGCGCGGAAGTTCGCGCCCGACATCGCCGAGACGACGCTGCTCGACATCGAGGTGCAGGTGGGACGCACCGGCGCGCTCACGCCGCGCGCCGTGCTGGCTTCCGTCGAGGTCGGCGGCGCGACGATCAACTACGCCACGCTCCACAACTTCGAGCTCGTGGCCGAGAAGGACCTGCGGATCGGCGACACCGTCCTGGTGAAGCGGGCCGGCGAGGTGATCCCGCAGATCCTCGGGCCGGTGCCGGAGAAGCGCACCGGCGACGAGCGCGTCGTCACGGCGCCGTCGCAGTGCCCGATCTGCGGCACCCCGGCGGTGCGCGACGAGGAGGAGGTCGCGAGCTACTGCCCCAATGTCGTCTGTCCAGGCCGTCGGCTCGAGGCGCTCGCGCACTTCACCTCGCGCGATGCGATGGATATCCGGGGGCTGAGCTACCAGCGACTGGAGCAGCTGATCGCGGCCGGGATGGTCCAGGACGCGGGTGACATCTACTCGCTGACCGCCGAACAGGTCGCGGGGCTCGAGCGGTTCGCGGAGCGCAGCGCGGAGCAGCTCATCCTCGCCATCGAGACCTCGAAGCAGCAGCCGCTCTCGCGCCTGCTCAACGCCATCGGCATCCGGCACGTGGGCGCGGAGTCGGCGAAGCTCCTCGCGCGGAGCTTCGGGACGCTCGACGCGCTCGAAGCGGCAACGGTGGAGGAGCTGGAGGCGTTGCATGGCGTGGGGCATACCATGGCCGAGGCGGTGCATACCTTCCTGCATGACCCGGCCGCGGTCGGGCTCCTCGGCAAGCTCCGGGCGGCGGGCGTGAGGACGGACGAACCCCGGGCGGCGGCGGTCGATGGTGTCTTCAAGGGCATGAAGATCGTCCTCACCGGGACGCTCCCGACGCTCTCGCGCGGTCAGGCGACCGAACTCGTGGAGAACGCCGGGGGCAAGGTGACGAGTTCGGTCTCCAAGGCCACCGATCTCGTAGTCGCAGGCGAGGAGGCGGGGAGCAAGCTGGAGAAGGCGCAACAGCTGGGTGTGCTCGTGATCGACGAAGCCGAACTGAAGCGGCGCCTTGGCGCTTTGAGCGGTAGACCCTCAGCACAGGACCGATGA
- a CDS encoding phosphoribosyltransferase has translation MPPRKSPPIPVRETMHVDWPLFGELSRALALKVSKDFDPELVVGVATAGVVPGAVVAAMLDRPFHSIIVSRRFRAETVRDTPAVLSAAPADVLGRRVLIVDETCNAGDTMRLARAAIINAGAAEVRTAVSFRTGSYKPDFHALETESMIVLPWDRETIVDGQLRKNPKYEDGGRY, from the coding sequence ATGCCGCCCCGCAAGAGTCCGCCGATCCCCGTCCGCGAGACCATGCACGTGGACTGGCCCCTCTTCGGCGAGCTCTCCCGGGCGCTGGCCCTGAAGGTGTCCAAGGATTTCGATCCCGAGCTCGTCGTCGGCGTCGCGACCGCCGGCGTCGTCCCGGGTGCGGTGGTGGCCGCGATGCTTGACCGGCCGTTCCACTCGATCATCGTCAGCCGCCGCTTCCGCGCCGAGACCGTGCGCGACACCCCCGCGGTGCTCTCGGCGGCCCCCGCCGACGTCCTCGGCCGTCGCGTCCTCATCGTCGACGAGACCTGCAACGCCGGCGACACGATGCGGCTCGCGCGCGCCGCGATCATCAACGCCGGCGCGGCCGAGGTGCGCACGGCGGTGTCGTTCCGGACCGGCAGCTACAAGCCGGATTTCCATGCGCTCGAGACCGAGAGCATGATCGTGCTGCCCTGGGACCGGGAGACGATCGTGGACGGGCAACTCCGGAAGAACCCGAAGTACGAGGATGGTGGCCGGTACTGA